The Chryseobacterium aureum genome contains a region encoding:
- a CDS encoding type VI secretion system contractile sheath small subunit: protein MAMFNYGVGGNEVKVDANEAIQEIQENKSLIVSQLTTEESYTPEIVTGLKTVEDVFKHFQPAISVQHETEDGGVIEEEFRFQNLGDFTPKSLTQKSDYLQQLSMEQEQYNKIVRQLKTNKILRNMLENDQTRAAFVEVLKEVAQELEK from the coding sequence ATGGCAATGTTTAATTATGGTGTTGGCGGAAACGAGGTAAAAGTAGACGCTAATGAAGCTATTCAGGAAATACAGGAAAATAAATCACTGATAGTAAGCCAGCTTACAACAGAAGAGTCTTATACTCCTGAAATCGTAACAGGATTAAAAACAGTGGAAGACGTTTTCAAACATTTTCAGCCTGCAATATCTGTACAGCACGAAACAGAAGACGGTGGAGTGATAGAAGAGGAATTCCGTTTTCAAAACCTTGGAGACTTTACCCCTAAAAGCCTTACTCAGAAATCAGATTATCTGCAGCAGCTGAGCATGGAACAGGAGCAGTACAACAAAATAGTACGCCAGCTGAAAACCAACAAAATTCTACGCAACATGCTGGAGAACGATCAGACAAGAGCCGCGTTCGTGGAAGTATTGAAAGAAGTGGCACAGGAACTTGAAAAATAA
- a CDS encoding DUF5458 family protein: MDSKLQAQESQQQGQQQHSGQPKGNPLAELNKIGGFGFVESVVDGIANMNPTRKARKEIFLNDSNKADERKELLQKINLWVNLLEGNESADKMADTCKSKAQQADQNLKTNLKNTLDAVRLLETNYRTVAQFYKNTELDKVDNVSIVNASLEQVSDLDNPLFIDAIAEEFKNYYDRLDLRDNYSILAIPGYLGSNKVIEKWAKICNENKVMMVTDFANLDKPDDVVDLFHSANLTGGELHRSNVIMTCNWLVGRGKAEEVGEEENVELPPSTSLAGKIHKTLMSQVAAGKKHGNINEVDAVKFELKKSEISQLEKMGLVPMVNEYGKIMAFSAKTLFTGDNIGLQTYSVVRVFDYVTKVLLDFLNRRAFENWNAKNEDDLRRQIVTFLDNIKGPDKLIEKFKIVRFEQDRVNKDRVWLDIRMTPYFPTKSFVIKLDGHKGDDGNEWDAEYTQE, encoded by the coding sequence ATGGATAGCAAATTACAGGCACAAGAAAGCCAGCAGCAAGGGCAGCAGCAACACTCAGGGCAGCCGAAAGGCAACCCGCTTGCAGAGCTCAATAAAATAGGTGGTTTTGGCTTTGTTGAATCCGTTGTAGACGGTATCGCCAATATGAACCCAACAAGAAAGGCAAGAAAAGAAATCTTCCTGAATGACAGCAATAAAGCAGACGAAAGAAAAGAGCTTCTTCAGAAGATCAATCTTTGGGTAAACCTTTTAGAGGGAAATGAATCTGCAGATAAAATGGCCGATACGTGCAAAAGTAAAGCACAGCAGGCCGATCAGAACTTAAAAACAAACTTAAAAAATACACTGGATGCCGTTCGTCTGTTGGAAACCAACTACAGAACAGTAGCGCAATTCTACAAAAATACAGAATTGGACAAAGTGGATAACGTAAGTATCGTCAATGCAAGCCTTGAGCAGGTTTCAGATCTGGATAATCCTTTATTCATTGATGCTATTGCAGAAGAGTTCAAAAACTATTATGACCGTCTTGACCTCAGAGACAACTACTCAATCCTTGCCATACCAGGATATTTAGGATCCAATAAAGTAATTGAGAAATGGGCAAAAATCTGTAACGAAAACAAAGTAATGATGGTTACAGACTTCGCCAACCTTGATAAACCGGATGACGTAGTAGACTTATTCCATTCTGCAAACCTTACCGGAGGCGAGCTTCACAGAAGTAACGTGATTATGACGTGTAACTGGCTGGTAGGACGCGGTAAAGCAGAAGAAGTAGGGGAAGAGGAAAACGTAGAGCTTCCACCTTCCACTTCATTAGCCGGAAAAATCCACAAAACCCTGATGTCTCAGGTAGCAGCAGGTAAAAAACATGGTAACATCAACGAAGTAGACGCGGTAAAATTCGAATTGAAGAAAAGTGAAATTTCTCAGTTGGAAAAAATGGGTCTTGTACCTATGGTTAACGAATACGGAAAAATTATGGCCTTCTCTGCGAAGACATTGTTTACCGGAGACAATATCGGTCTTCAGACGTATTCTGTAGTTCGTGTGTTCGACTATGTAACCAAAGTATTGCTGGACTTCCTGAACAGAAGAGCCTTCGAAAACTGGAATGCCAAAAACGAAGACGATTTGAGAAGACAGATCGTAACCTTCCTGGACAATATCAAAGGACCGGACAAACTGATTGAAAAATTCAAAATTGTCCGTTTCGAGCAGGATAGAGTAAACAAAGACAGAGTATGGCTGGATATCCGTATGACCCCTTATTTCCCTACAAAAAGTTTCGTTATTAAATTAGACGGACACAAAGGAGATGATGGTAACGAATGGGATGCAGAATACACTCAGGAGTAA
- the mutY gene encoding A/G-specific adenine glycosylase: MEKDKHSSDFLHIGSKILEWYKINARDLPFRQTKDPYKIWICEIVFQQTRINQGLTHYNNFIKRFPDVKTLAEAEENEVLLYWKGLGYYSRAINIHKAAQQIMHDYQGVFPDQYEEILKLKGVGKYTAAAVSSICFGGRMPAVDGNFYRVLSRLFADDFDISNSKAFTYFSELAALVMPENVGDFNQAMMDIGSEICKPKNPLCGECPVNEDCLAFSMQNISAYPVKTKKVKAEDLSLTYYFVHRNGQFLIRQRKDDFIWKKLFEFPEAISPDMEEFITGSKTVNHKLTHKNLTLEIWNVKVTSEKIWKDFIAENQYEITDVEGSHEKSFPKPLENYIQNALKD; this comes from the coding sequence TTGGAGAAGGATAAACACAGTTCAGACTTTCTGCATATTGGCAGCAAAATCCTTGAATGGTATAAAATTAATGCAAGAGATCTGCCTTTCCGGCAGACAAAAGATCCCTATAAAATCTGGATCTGTGAAATTGTATTTCAGCAGACAAGGATCAATCAGGGACTGACTCACTACAATAACTTTATTAAAAGATTCCCTGACGTAAAAACGCTTGCAGAAGCCGAAGAAAATGAAGTGTTACTCTATTGGAAAGGATTAGGCTATTATTCAAGAGCCATCAATATTCATAAGGCTGCCCAACAGATTATGCATGATTATCAGGGTGTCTTTCCGGATCAGTACGAAGAAATTTTAAAGCTGAAAGGAGTGGGGAAGTATACCGCTGCGGCTGTTTCAAGCATATGCTTTGGTGGAAGAATGCCTGCTGTTGACGGAAATTTTTACCGTGTCCTGAGCCGTCTTTTTGCCGATGATTTTGATATTTCGAATTCAAAAGCATTTACCTATTTCTCTGAATTGGCCGCACTGGTAATGCCGGAAAACGTGGGAGATTTTAATCAGGCCATGATGGATATTGGCTCAGAAATCTGCAAACCCAAAAATCCGCTTTGTGGAGAATGTCCTGTAAATGAAGACTGTCTTGCATTTTCCATGCAGAATATTTCTGCTTATCCCGTAAAAACTAAAAAAGTAAAAGCAGAAGACCTTTCTCTGACTTATTATTTTGTTCACAGAAACGGACAGTTTCTCATCCGCCAGAGAAAAGATGACTTTATCTGGAAAAAATTATTTGAATTTCCCGAAGCCATTTCGCCGGATATGGAAGAATTCATTACAGGTTCAAAAACAGTTAATCATAAACTGACGCACAAGAATTTAACCCTTGAAATATGGAATGTAAAAGTTACTTCTGAAAAGATATGGAAAGATTTTATCGCTGAAAATCAATACGAGATAACAGATGTTGAAGGCTCTCATGAAAAATCGTTTCCGAAGCCCCTGGAAAATTACATTCAAAACGCTCTGAAAGACTGA
- the gldD gene encoding gliding motility lipoprotein GldD has translation MIKKVIFIFVSLLLISCGKDPSPKPYGELRLEYPAPKYQKFENSCAYTFEYSDFASIATAKKPCWFYLNYPKMKAKLFVTYYPIQNDFADHIKEAEKMVYEHTIKASSIDTKSFEYPEKKVYGNFYELKGQSASNLQFYVTDSTKHFVTAYLYFNTRPKPDSLAPAVNYIKNDMKHLLDTFEWKK, from the coding sequence ATGATTAAAAAAGTCATTTTTATTTTTGTATCTCTGCTTCTAATTTCATGTGGAAAAGACCCTTCGCCGAAACCTTATGGAGAACTGCGTCTGGAATATCCCGCACCGAAATACCAAAAGTTTGAAAACAGCTGTGCCTATACCTTTGAATATTCGGACTTTGCTTCGATTGCCACTGCAAAAAAACCTTGCTGGTTCTATCTCAATTATCCTAAAATGAAGGCCAAGCTTTTCGTTACCTATTACCCTATACAAAACGACTTTGCAGATCACATCAAGGAAGCTGAAAAAATGGTATACGAACATACCATTAAAGCCAGTTCCATAGATACAAAATCCTTTGAATACCCTGAAAAGAAAGTATATGGAAATTTCTATGAGCTGAAAGGACAAAGTGCTTCCAACCTTCAGTTTTACGTGACAGACAGTACGAAACACTTCGTTACTGCTTATTTATACTTTAATACGAGGCCGAAACCGGACTCTCTTGCCCCTGCGGTAAACTATATCAAAAATGATATGAAACATCTGCTGGACACTTTTGAATGGAAAAAATAA
- a CDS encoding PfkB family carbohydrate kinase, whose product MKLLVVGSVAFDAIETPFGKTDKILGGAATYIGITSSILGVKSGIVSVVGGDFPQEHLDMFTNRDVNIEGIEIVKEGKTFFWSGKYHNDLNTRDTLATEVNVLENFDPKIPDSMQDAEILLLGNLHPGVQLSVLEKMNNRPKLVILDTMNFWMDSAWDILMDMIAKTDVITINDEEARQLSGEYSLVKAAKKIHTMGPEYVIIKKGEHGALLFHDNKVFAIPALPLEDVFDPTGAGDTFAGGFAAYLAKKGKIDFETMKSALIVGSAMASFTVEKFGTERIEEVSEADMFSRLRQFKELTTFDVELQ is encoded by the coding sequence ATGAAACTTTTAGTTGTAGGAAGTGTTGCATTTGATGCAATTGAAACACCATTTGGTAAAACGGACAAAATTTTAGGAGGTGCAGCCACTTATATCGGAATTACCTCATCAATTTTAGGCGTTAAATCCGGAATTGTTTCTGTAGTAGGAGGAGACTTTCCACAAGAACATCTTGATATGTTCACCAACAGAGATGTAAACATCGAAGGAATTGAAATTGTAAAAGAAGGGAAAACATTCTTCTGGTCCGGAAAATACCATAATGACCTGAATACAAGAGATACTTTGGCTACAGAAGTTAACGTTCTGGAAAACTTTGATCCGAAAATTCCGGATTCAATGCAGGATGCCGAAATCTTATTACTTGGAAACCTACACCCCGGAGTTCAGCTGTCAGTGCTTGAAAAAATGAACAACCGTCCTAAGCTGGTTATCCTTGATACCATGAATTTCTGGATGGATTCTGCATGGGATATCTTAATGGATATGATTGCGAAGACTGACGTTATTACCATCAATGACGAGGAAGCAAGACAGCTTTCAGGAGAATATTCTTTAGTAAAAGCTGCGAAAAAGATCCACACAATGGGTCCTGAGTACGTAATCATCAAAAAAGGAGAGCACGGAGCTTTACTTTTCCATGACAATAAAGTATTTGCAATCCCGGCACTTCCGTTAGAAGATGTTTTCGACCCTACAGGAGCGGGGGATACCTTTGCAGGAGGTTTCGCAGCATATCTTGCTAAAAAAGGAAAGATTGATTTCGAAACCATGAAGTCTGCCCTTATCGTAGGATCCGCTATGGCTTCTTTCACTGTAGAGAAATTCGGAACAGAAAGAATAGAAGAAGTAAGTGAAGCAGATATGTTCAGCAGATTGAGACAATTCAAAGAATTGACTACTTTTGATGTTGAACTGCAGTAA
- a CDS encoding peptidylprolyl isomerase: MTNKLKITFLLGIFIMIFSSNMMNAQLKQGDLVDGISAVIGDEIVLESDVLEQMNYGKQQGAANTDKCEFLENLISNKLLVYEAKKDTLIENRSAAIKEQANAKYRQMLSQFPDEKTMLAAYKFRNAYELKNAIEKIDTDQYYGQAKYQRVTDKADVTPNEVTDFYNMYKTQLPQVKDEVTLAQIMIYPALTEAHKQELINRLKKIKQDIAGGETFESQARIYSEDEGSAANGGLYKNINKGQMVKPFEAAALNLQENEISDPIESEFGFHIIQLLKRSGKVYDARHILLKATPTDDEIKTAKAKLDSIRGLIIDGKMTFKDAAFKFSDDKRTKFNAGIIPGADGSDKIERESIPGTISYELAGLNKGDITTAFEDEENKRKEIKIIKIEEVIPSHQITLETDFSRIKQMALNKKKSEMVEKFVNSKLPTTFISIDKRYGSCNFKSNWNKQSMAK; encoded by the coding sequence ATGACAAATAAACTAAAAATCACTTTTCTTCTTGGGATTTTCATCATGATTTTTTCGTCAAATATGATGAATGCCCAGCTAAAACAAGGAGATTTGGTGGATGGTATTTCAGCTGTGATCGGGGATGAGATTGTATTGGAATCTGATGTACTGGAGCAGATGAATTATGGTAAACAGCAGGGCGCTGCCAATACAGACAAATGCGAATTCCTGGAAAACCTTATCAGCAATAAGCTTCTTGTATACGAAGCTAAAAAAGATACCTTAATTGAAAACCGCTCTGCAGCCATCAAAGAACAGGCTAATGCAAAATACCGCCAGATGCTTTCTCAGTTTCCGGATGAAAAAACAATGCTTGCTGCCTATAAGTTCAGAAATGCATACGAACTGAAAAATGCTATTGAAAAAATAGATACAGACCAGTATTACGGACAGGCAAAATACCAGAGAGTGACGGATAAAGCAGACGTAACGCCTAATGAGGTAACTGATTTTTATAATATGTATAAAACACAGCTGCCACAGGTAAAAGATGAAGTTACCCTGGCTCAGATCATGATCTATCCTGCATTAACCGAAGCACATAAACAAGAGCTGATCAACAGATTAAAGAAAATAAAGCAGGATATTGCCGGAGGGGAAACTTTTGAAAGCCAGGCAAGAATTTATTCTGAAGATGAAGGATCTGCGGCTAACGGAGGTTTATATAAAAATATTAACAAAGGACAGATGGTGAAGCCATTTGAAGCGGCAGCACTGAACCTTCAGGAAAATGAAATCTCAGATCCTATAGAATCTGAATTCGGTTTTCATATTATCCAGTTATTGAAAAGATCAGGTAAAGTATATGATGCAAGACACATCTTGCTGAAAGCTACTCCTACTGATGATGAGATCAAAACGGCAAAAGCAAAATTAGACAGCATCAGAGGTCTTATCATAGATGGAAAAATGACATTCAAAGACGCTGCTTTTAAATTCTCAGATGATAAAAGAACAAAATTCAACGCCGGGATCATTCCGGGGGCAGACGGTTCTGATAAAATTGAAAGAGAAAGTATCCCGGGTACCATCAGCTATGAATTAGCAGGATTAAACAAAGGAGATATCACCACAGCTTTTGAAGATGAAGAAAACAAGAGAAAGGAAATCAAGATCATTAAAATTGAAGAGGTAATTCCTTCTCACCAGATTACCCTGGAAACAGACTTCAGCAGAATCAAGCAGATGGCGCTGAACAAAAAGAAAAGCGAAATGGTAGAAAAGTTTGTCAATTCTAAATTGCCAACCACTTTTATTTCAATCGACAAACGTTACGGCAGTTGTAACTTTAAGTCAAACTGGAACAAACAATCCATGGCAAAATAA
- a CDS encoding NAD(P)H-dependent flavin oxidoreductase, giving the protein MSNFIDFNAAKKLHDMEATQNRISNLFNIKYPIIQAGMIWHSGWRLASAVSNCGGLGIIGAGSMYPDILRENIQKCKRATDKPFGVNVPMLYPNIDEIIQIILEEGVKIVFTSAGNPKTYTETLQKEGIKVAHVVSSTKFAVKCEDAGVDAIVAEGFEAGGHNGRDETTTFCLIPNVKKHISKPLIAAGGIALGSQIKAAMILGADGVQIGSRFAATTEASAHENWKKKITELQEGDTHLTLKELAPVRMVKNKFFNELEGIYVNGRNKEALIASLGRARAKRGMFEGDMEDGELEIGQVSALIDEILPVETVFGHLLKEFEETKMPAF; this is encoded by the coding sequence ATGAGCAATTTTATAGATTTTAACGCTGCAAAAAAACTTCATGATATGGAAGCTACCCAAAATAGGATTTCAAACCTTTTTAATATTAAATATCCAATTATCCAGGCCGGAATGATCTGGCACTCCGGATGGAGGCTGGCTTCTGCTGTTTCCAACTGCGGTGGATTGGGGATTATAGGAGCAGGAAGCATGTATCCGGATATCTTAAGAGAAAATATTCAGAAATGTAAACGGGCAACGGATAAACCATTCGGAGTCAATGTACCGATGCTGTATCCCAATATTGATGAAATTATTCAGATTATCCTTGAAGAAGGAGTGAAAATAGTATTTACATCTGCAGGAAACCCGAAGACCTATACAGAAACCCTTCAGAAAGAAGGCATAAAAGTAGCTCACGTTGTTTCCTCTACCAAATTTGCTGTAAAATGTGAAGATGCAGGAGTAGACGCCATTGTTGCAGAAGGTTTTGAAGCAGGAGGACACAACGGAAGAGACGAAACTACAACATTCTGCCTCATTCCGAATGTAAAGAAACATATTTCCAAACCATTAATTGCCGCTGGTGGAATTGCTCTGGGCTCACAGATCAAAGCTGCCATGATACTTGGAGCGGATGGTGTACAGATAGGATCCCGTTTTGCCGCTACTACGGAAGCAAGTGCCCACGAAAACTGGAAAAAGAAAATCACAGAATTACAGGAAGGAGATACCCATCTTACTTTGAAAGAACTGGCGCCTGTAAGAATGGTTAAAAATAAATTCTTTAATGAGCTGGAAGGTATCTATGTGAACGGAAGAAATAAAGAAGCCTTGATAGCCTCTTTAGGAAGAGCCAGAGCAAAACGCGGAATGTTTGAAGGGGATATGGAAGACGGAGAACTGGAAATAGGCCAGGTTTCTGCGCTTATAGATGAAATCCTTCCGGTAGAAACGGTTTTCGGTCATTTACTCAAAGAATTTGAAGAAACGAAAATGCCCGCTTTTTAA